The Agrobacterium larrymoorei sequence CGTGGTCGCATGAGCGACGCGAAATCCTATGCAGCACCCGTGCCCGTGGGCGGTGTCATGGAGGGAGAGGCGATCTCAGAGGTCGTGAAATCCAGACATAACGATTTTTCACCTGGCGATATCGTGCGCGGCAGAACAGGCTGGAGCAGCCATGCCGTTGTCAACGGCGACCAACTTCGCCATGTCGAAACCCACGGCGCGCCGATCACAACTTCGCTCGGCTCGCTCGGCATGCCGGGATTTACCGCATGGGCGGGACTGAAATTTATCGGCCAGCCGAAAGCAGGGGAAACGGTAGTCGTCGCCGCAGCGTCGGGACCGGTCGGCTCGATGGTCGGCCAGCTTGCAAAACTTGCCGGCGCCCACGCCGTTGGTATTGCTGGCGGCAAGGAAAAATGCGCGTATGTCAAGAATGAACTCGGGTTCGACGCCGTGGTCGACCACCGATCGGACAGCTTTGCAACGGACCTTCAGGCCGCTTGCCCCAAAGGCATTGATGTCTATTTCGAGAATGTAGGCGGTCATGTCTGGGACGGCGTACTGCCGCTCCTCAACCAGTTCGCGCGCGTGCCGGTCTGCGGGCTGGTCGCGCATTACAATGGCGCCGGCATTGGTGACAAGGATCGCCTCCCAGCCACAATGTCGACGATCCTTCGCCAGAGCGTTCTTGTGCGGGGCTTCATCCAGATCGAATTCGCCAAAGACCATTTCAATGATTTTCTAGCCGAGATCGGTCCTCGTCTCGCAGCTGGCGAAATCCATTACCGCGAAGACATCGTCGATGGTCTCGAGAAGGCACCCGAAGCTTTTACCGCGATGCTTTCCGGCGGCAATTTCGGCAAGCTGCTCGTCAAGATCGCGGAATGATGGCCCTGTCGTGGCACCGATCACCTGAGCCCGCGGCGCCAGAGAACCCTCGGCCTGACACAGAGGTGGGCCTCGCAAGAGATCACTATTTGCTTGCGCAGGCCTTCGGGATCATGTGACAAGACTCCCGTGGACCAGACATGAAGCACCTCCGGAATCGTCAGGATAGTTTGCCAGCAAAGCGGTTGAAGGTCGGATTCGTTCTGGCCAAATCCTTTACGCTGTCGCCATTTGCGCTGTTCATCGATACGCTGCGGCTGGCCAGCGACGAGACCGATCATTCCGGCCGAGTCTTTGCCGACTGGCATGTTCTGGGCAGCACCAGACATCTCATCACCTCAAGCTGCGGTGTCCAGATCGCGCCGACAAGCGATTTCATCGACCCTTCCAACTTTGATTACATCGTCGTGGTGGGCGGCCTCTTGCGCGTGCCGGAACCCGTCGATCACGCCACCATGACCTTCCTGAAATCTGCTGCCGCCAAGGGCGTGAGGATGATCGGCGTATGCACCGGCTCCTTCATCCTCGCGGAAGCAGGGCTGCTTGACGGCCACGAAGTCTGCGTCAGCTGGCTTCACTACCAGGCATTCCAGGAGCACTTCCCGCATCTCGTCGTGCGGCCCGATCGCCTGTTCCATCTTGAGGGCCGGAGAGGATCTTGCGCCGGCGGCAGCAGTTCCGCGGATCTGGCAA is a genomic window containing:
- a CDS encoding NADP-dependent oxidoreductase gives rise to the protein MTSARRIVLASRPVGQPGPENFRVEEFELPEAGEGDVTLKALYLSLDPYMRGRMSDAKSYAAPVPVGGVMEGEAISEVVKSRHNDFSPGDIVRGRTGWSSHAVVNGDQLRHVETHGAPITTSLGSLGMPGFTAWAGLKFIGQPKAGETVVVAAASGPVGSMVGQLAKLAGAHAVGIAGGKEKCAYVKNELGFDAVVDHRSDSFATDLQAACPKGIDVYFENVGGHVWDGVLPLLNQFARVPVCGLVAHYNGAGIGDKDRLPATMSTILRQSVLVRGFIQIEFAKDHFNDFLAEIGPRLAAGEIHYREDIVDGLEKAPEAFTAMLSGGNFGKLLVKIAE
- a CDS encoding GlxA family transcriptional regulator — its product is MKHLRNRQDSLPAKRLKVGFVLAKSFTLSPFALFIDTLRLASDETDHSGRVFADWHVLGSTRHLITSSCGVQIAPTSDFIDPSNFDYIVVVGGLLRVPEPVDHATMTFLKSAAAKGVRMIGVCTGSFILAEAGLLDGHEVCVSWLHYQAFQEHFPHLVVRPDRLFHLEGRRGSCAGGSSSADLANVIVERHIGRDAARNALEVLQMERVRSSNAPQSRQPLKMQVKEPRVLASLITMEQHLSGDINTEKLAKSVGLSRRQLERLFEITIGMPPASAYRQLRLERAFELLTNTDREITEVAFDVGYVNPSHFTKSFKLAFGETPSSARARRGAESKGQGEASEIS